One part of the Humulus lupulus chromosome 9, drHumLupu1.1, whole genome shotgun sequence genome encodes these proteins:
- the LOC133800855 gene encoding agamous-like MADS-box protein AGL29 — MGRRKIEMEKVEDRSARQVTFSKRRCGLFKKANELATLCDVDIAVIVFSPGGKAFSFGQPNVYSITNRFLLEQQQGFSKKITTRRRSTRRRSQSKAFDKLNEQVNEHSMELHYEKEQKSSIEVSSDEKGLLKKKKQGKSSSSSSDDDDLSESEMMKLKEELESLKEKVKERINVMEASSTLMMLSNDAF; from the coding sequence ATGGGGCGGCGTAAGATAGAGATGGAAAAGGTTGAAGACCGCAGCGCTCGTCAAGTAACCTTCTCTAAGCGTCGTTGTGGCCTTTTCAAGAAAGCCAACGAGCTGGCCACCCTCTGCGACGTCGATATCGCCGTTATCGTCTTCTCTCCGGGAGGAAAAGCTTTCTCCTTCGGCCAACCAAACGTTTACTCCATCACCAACCGGTTCTTGCTCGAGCAGCAGCAAGGATTTTCGAAGAAGATCACTACTCGCCGCCGTTCCACCCGCCGTCGCAGCCAGTCCAAGGCGTTCGACAAGCTCAATGAGCAAGTGAACGAACATTCCATGGAGTTGCACTACGAGAAAGAGCAAAAGAGTTCGATTGAAGTGAGTAGTGATGAAAAGGGTTTGCTTAAGAAGAAGAAGCAGGGAAagtcttcatcatcatcatctgatGATGATGATCTTAGTGAGAGTGAGATGATGAAGCTCAAAGAAGAGTTGGAATCTCTTAAGGAGAAAGTGAAAGAGAGAATCAATGTGATGGAGgcttcttcaaccttgatgatGTTATCTAATGAtgctttttaa